Genomic DNA from bacterium:
ATGAAACTTCAGACCGGCCTTATCTTCAACTGAGCAAGAATGGAAATTTGATTGCAACGGATTTAGTTATTGTCTTACCCGCAAGAGGCGATGGAAAAACATCCGTGCAGATCACAAAAGTAGCAGGGAAGGAGTTCATTCGAATTCGCGCAAGGCACGAGGATCAATGGTTTTTTGCCTACCTGGAAAAAGCTCTCTAGTCTTATGGGCCATGCAATCGTGTTATTCAGTGGCGGAATCGATTCCACAACGGCTGCCGCGCTCGCGCGAGAGCAAGGATTTTCTCTCATTCTGCTAAGTTTTGACTACGGCCAGAGACACCGTGTGGAACTGGAAAGGGGTTCACAGGTTGCATTGCAATTTCACAACGTGAAACACCGTATTTTCCAGATCGATCTTAAAGGAGTCGGGGGTTCTGCTCTTACTTCCTTTCCGGATGTTCCGAAGGATCGCTTGATCGACGATCAAATTCCTGTCACATACGTCCCGTGCCGAAACTTGATCTTCTTTTCTGTGGCCGCGGCGTTCGGCGAAGTTCATGAAGCTTTTGATCTTTTTTACGGTGCCAACATTCTGGACTACAGCGGCTATCCGGATTGCCGTCCGGAATTCATAGAATCTTTGGAAAAGACGCTGAATCTCGGGACGAAAGCGGGAGTAGAAGGGAACCGGTTTCGAATCCACGCTCCTTTGCTGAATATGACAAAAGCGGAAATCATTCGAACCGGCCTTCGTTTGGGTGTGGATTATTCATACACGCACAGTTGTTACGATCCGCTGCCGGATGGATCCGCATGCGGCCGCTGCGATAGTTGTTCCATTCGCCGAA
This window encodes:
- the queC gene encoding 7-cyano-7-deazaguanine synthase QueC, coding for MGHAIVLFSGGIDSTTAAALAREQGFSLILLSFDYGQRHRVELERGSQVALQFHNVKHRIFQIDLKGVGGSALTSFPDVPKDRLIDDQIPVTYVPCRNLIFFSVAAAFGEVHEAFDLFYGANILDYSGYPDCRPEFIESLEKTLNLGTKAGVEGNRFRIHAPLLNMTKAEIIRTGLRLGVDYSYTHSCYDPLPDGSACGRCDSCSIRRKGFAEAGVIDPAMNR